A stretch of Brassica rapa cultivar Chiifu-401-42 chromosome A08, CAAS_Brap_v3.01, whole genome shotgun sequence DNA encodes these proteins:
- the LOC103833690 gene encoding putative acyl-activating enzyme 19 isoform X3 — translation MSNCCCISHKFADAASSNPHKVAVTHSSARFMSEPPSPVHDGDTLFTFADLSSSVDSLSLRLRRILDAPVHNDPHLITPPQSSPGTDKLAESGVYIPKVLALYMPPSAEYIISVLSVLRIGEAFLPLDPSWPRDRVSSILSSSNVALVIACGSSFDQFGCEPLCRSHWLAQSSAHHPVLFFSMSERLSAEAAPRSTLAWPCKKERQRKFCYLIYTSGSTGMPKGICGTEQGLLNRFMWMQEHYPVVGEQQFAFKTSVGFIDHLQEFLGATLNSTPLVIPPFTLLKQNITSIIDFLEAYSISRLVAVPSMVRAILSTLQHRGHNKLQSCLKLVVLSGETFPLSLWDSLHTLLPETCFLNLYGSTEVSGDCTYFDCSGLPKLLETEKIGSVPIGKPISNCKILLLGDEDKPCEGEICVGGLCLSQGYLHSSIESQSYVMLHNTSLCNHLTSDCGSQLYYRTGDYGRKLSSGDLVFIGRRDRTVKVNGQRLSLEEIETTLELNPYVTEAVVILNRDQTELASLDAFLVLNKETKPDEDVIYSIRNGMREKLPSVMIPNHFVLVESLPSTSSGKVDYEALARLKCPRSRSHGEDMMHINETDSLLDTIKKAVCDALMVKDVSDDDDFFAIGGDSLAAAHLSHSLGIDMRLIYQFRSPSKLVICMSEKKGKLREDMQHNTIQKPDHKTEIEDNNELVSRPSRMQCENSVSAKRLKIDSDQFSSKSMKDKISWDSGYSEMQYAFSRCNNVHYLNSCGNEGGNRENWSVELPRNQMVSIQELWKVHMESCVDASPLVVLKHSKTYLFIGSHSRKFFCIDANSGSICWETILEGRIEGSAMVVGDFSQVVIGCYKEKLYFLDFSTGSLCWTFQAGGEIKCQPVVHTSSQLIWCGSHDHTLYALDYRSQRCVYKLQCGGSIFASPIIDEGHSSLYVASTSGRVTAVSIKGRSDLQNIPWSNCSLPNNLVCLTQ, via the exons ATGAGCAATTGCTGCTGCATTTCTCACAAATTCGCCGATGCAGCCTCCTCTAACCCTCACAAAGTCGCCGTCACTCATTCCTCGGCGAGATTCATGTCGGAACCTCCTTCGCCTGTTCACGACGGTGACACACTTTTCACCTTCGCCGACCTATCTTCATCCGTCGATTCTCTCAGCCTTCGTCTCCGTCGCATTCTCGATGCTCCAGTCCACAACGATCCTCACCTCATCACACCACCACAATCATCTCCAGGTACAGATAAGCTCGCTGAGTCAGGTGTATACATCCCAAAGGTGTTGGCCTTATACATGCCGCCTTCAGCTGAATACATAATCTCTGTGCTTTCTGTTTTGAGGATTGGAGAAGCCTTTTTGCCTTTAGATCCTTCTTGGCCGAGAGATAGGGTCTCGTCCATTCTTTCCTCTTCGAATGTTGCTCTTGTTATCGCCTGCGGCTCTTCTTTCGATCAGTTCGGGTGTGAGCCGCTTTGCAGATCGCACTGGCTTGCTCAAAGCAGCGCCCACCACCCTGTGTTGTTCTTTTCCATGAGTGAGAGGTTGAGTGCTGAAGCTGCTCCCCGCTCAACCCTTGCTTGGCCTTGCAAGAAAGAGAGGCAAAGGAAGTTTTGTTATCTCATCTACACTTCTGGATCTACTGGAATGCCTAAAGGAATATGTGGCACTGAGCAAG GACTTTTAAACCGTTTCATGTGGATGCAAGAGCACTATCCTGTTGTTGGAGAGCAGCAATTCGCTTTCAAGACTTCAGTTGGTTTTATTGATCATTTGCAGGAGTTTCTTGGCGCTACTCTCAATTCCACCCCATTAGTCATTCCTCCTTTTACTCTCCTTAAACAGAATATTACATCCATCATTGATTTTCTGGAG GCGTATTCTATCAGTAGGCTCGTAGCTGTCCCATCGATGGTCAGAGCTATTCTATCTACTTTACAACATCGTGGACATAATAAGCTCCAAAGTTGCCTGAAGCTGGTAGTTTTAAGTGGCGAAACCTTTCCTCTGAGCCTGTGGGATTCACTTCACACGCTACTTCCGGAAACATGTTTTCTGAACCTATATGGGAGTACAGAG GTATCAGGGGACTGCACTTATTTTGACTGCAGTGGCTTGCCAAAACTCTTAGAGACCGAGAAGATCGGTAGTGTTCCTATTGGCAAGCCGATTTCCAATTGCAAAATTTTACTTCTTGGTGATGAAGATAAACCGTGTGAGGGAGAAATATGTGTTGGTGGTCTCTGTCTTTCTCAAGGATACCTGCATTCCTCGATAGAGTCCCAAAGCTACGTGATGCTGCATAATACCTCACTCTGCAATCATTTAACCAGTGATTGTGGAAGTCAGCTTTATTATAGAACTGGTGATTACGGCCGAAAGCTTTCTAGTGGTGATTTGGTTTTTATTGGAAGAAGGGATCGAACTGTTAAAGTCAATGGACAACGCCTGTCCCTTGAAGAGATTGAAACAACTCTAGAACTAAATCCATATGTTACTGAAGCTGTTGTTATACTTAACAGAGATCAGACAGAGCTTGCTTCACTTGATGCCTTTTTAGTACTGAACAAGGAAACCAAGCCTGATGAAGATGTCATATATTCTATCAGAAATGGGATGAGAGAAAAACTTCCCTCGGTGATGATTCCTAACCATTTTGTTTTGGTGGAGTCACTGCCAAGTACTTCAAGTGGGAAAGTTGATTATGAAGCACTAGCAAGGTTGAAATGTCCTAGAAGTAGAAGTCATGGTGAAGATATGATGCATATCAATGAAACTGATAGTCTACTGgatactattaaaaag GCCGTTTGTGATGCTTTAATGGTCAAAGATGtttcagatgatgatgatttctTTGCCATTGGTGGAGACTCTTTAGCCGCAGCGCATCTTTCTCATAGTCTTGGTATTGATATGAGATTGATCTACCAATTTCGAAGTCCGTCCAAGCTTGTGATCTGTATGTCCGAGAAGAAAGGCAAGTTAAGAGAAGATATGCAACACAACACCATTCAGAAGCCAGACCACAAGACAGAGATTGAGGATAATAATGAGTTGGTTAGTAGACCTTCAAGAATGCAGTGTGAGAACAGCGTCTCTGCAAAGCGATTGAAAATTGATTCAGATCAGTTCTCTTCCAAAAGcatgaaagataaaatatcATGGGATTCAGGATATTCTGAAATGCAGTATGCATTCAGTCGGTGCAACAATGTACATTATCTAAACTCGTGTGGTAACGAAGGGGGAAACCGAGAAAACTGGTCGGTGGAGTTGCCAAGGAACCAAATGGTCTCTATTCAAGAGCTATGGAAAGTTCATATGGAGTCTTGTGTAGATGCCTCGCCCCTGGTTGTGTTGAAGCATTCCAAAACTTATCTATTTATTGGGTCTCATTCACGTAAATTTTTCTGCATcgatgcaaatag TGGTTCGATCTGTTGGGAGACCATTTTAGAAGGAAGGATCGAAGGTTCAGCCATGGTAGTTGGTGACTTTTCTCAG GTCGTTATTGGATGCtacaaagaaaaattatatttcttaGATTTCTCAACTGGAAGCTTATGTTGGACATTCCAAGCAGGTGGTGAG ATAAAGTGCCAACCTGTGGTGCACACATCTTCACAACTGATATG GTGCGGATCACATGACCACACTCTCTATGCCCTTGACTATAGGAGCCAACGCTGTGTTTATAAGCTGCAGTGTGGTGGGAGCATATTTGCGTCACCTATAATTGATGAG GGTCATAGTTCACTTTATGTGGCTTCTACAAGTGGCCGCGTGACAGCTGTATCAATAAAG GGCAGGTCAGATCTACAAAATATTCCTTGGAGTAATTGTTCACTACCAAATAATCTGGTCTGCCTTACTCAATAG
- the LOC103833690 gene encoding putative acyl-activating enzyme 19 isoform X2, giving the protein MSNCCCISHKFADAASSNPHKVAVTHSSARFMSEPPSPVHDGDTLFTFADLSSSVDSLSLRLRRILDAPVHNDPHLITPPQSSPGTDKLAESGVYIPKVLALYMPPSAEYIISVLSVLRIGEAFLPLDPSWPRDRVSSILSSSNVALVIACGSSFDQFGCEPLCRSHWLAQSSAHHPVLFFSMSERLSAEAAPRSTLAWPCKKERQRKFCYLIYTSGSTGMPKGICGTEQVEPLVPYRSNRSHHLEPLYMEFLGATLNSTPLVIPPFTLLKQNITSIIDFLEAYSISRLVAVPSMVRAILSTLQHRGHNKLQSCLKLVVLSGETFPLSLWDSLHTLLPETCFLNLYGSTEVSGDCTYFDCSGLPKLLETEKIGSVPIGKPISNCKILLLGDEDKPCEGEICVGGLCLSQGYLHSSIESQSYVMLHNTSLCNHLTSDCGSQLYYRTGDYGRKLSSGDLVFIGRRDRTVKVNGQRLSLEEIETTLELNPYVTEAVVILNRDQTELASLDAFLVLNKETKPDEDVIYSIRNGMREKLPSVMIPNHFVLVESLPSTSSGKVDYEALARLKCPRSRSHGEDMMHINETDSLLDTIKKAVCDALMVKDVSDDDDFFAIGGDSLAAAHLSHSLGIDMRLIYQFRSPSKLVICMSEKKGKLREDMQHNTIQKPDHKTEIEDNNELVSRPSRMQCENSVSAKRLKIDSDQFSSKSMKDKISWDSGYSEMQYAFSRCNNVHYLNSCGNEGGNRENWSVELPRNQMVSIQELWKVHMESCVDASPLVVLKHSKTYLFIGSHSRKFFCIDANSGSICWETILEGRIEGSAMVVGDFSQVVIGCYKEKLYFLDFSTGSLCWTFQAGGEIKCQPVVHTSSQLIWCGSHDHTLYALDYRSQRCVYKLQCGGSIFASPIIDEGHSSLYVASTSGRVTAVSIKDFPFHTLWVLELDAPIFGSLSIIPSSRSVICCLVDGQVVAISPSGTIIWKYRTGGPIFAGPCMSYVLPSQVLVCCRNGSVYSLEPESGCHLWEYNIGDPITASAYIDENLHFESHQLLGSDRLVSVCSSSGRVHVLRVRASLSRDSHEPKVGEIAKLELQADIFSSPVMIGGRIFVGCRDDYVHCLTLESCM; this is encoded by the exons ATGAGCAATTGCTGCTGCATTTCTCACAAATTCGCCGATGCAGCCTCCTCTAACCCTCACAAAGTCGCCGTCACTCATTCCTCGGCGAGATTCATGTCGGAACCTCCTTCGCCTGTTCACGACGGTGACACACTTTTCACCTTCGCCGACCTATCTTCATCCGTCGATTCTCTCAGCCTTCGTCTCCGTCGCATTCTCGATGCTCCAGTCCACAACGATCCTCACCTCATCACACCACCACAATCATCTCCAGGTACAGATAAGCTCGCTGAGTCAGGTGTATACATCCCAAAGGTGTTGGCCTTATACATGCCGCCTTCAGCTGAATACATAATCTCTGTGCTTTCTGTTTTGAGGATTGGAGAAGCCTTTTTGCCTTTAGATCCTTCTTGGCCGAGAGATAGGGTCTCGTCCATTCTTTCCTCTTCGAATGTTGCTCTTGTTATCGCCTGCGGCTCTTCTTTCGATCAGTTCGGGTGTGAGCCGCTTTGCAGATCGCACTGGCTTGCTCAAAGCAGCGCCCACCACCCTGTGTTGTTCTTTTCCATGAGTGAGAGGTTGAGTGCTGAAGCTGCTCCCCGCTCAACCCTTGCTTGGCCTTGCAAGAAAGAGAGGCAAAGGAAGTTTTGTTATCTCATCTACACTTCTGGATCTACTGGAATGCCTAAAGGAATATGTGGCACTGAGCAAG ttgaaccgcttgtcccataccgctcaaaccgcagtcaccattTGGAGCCATTGTACATG GAGTTTCTTGGCGCTACTCTCAATTCCACCCCATTAGTCATTCCTCCTTTTACTCTCCTTAAACAGAATATTACATCCATCATTGATTTTCTGGAG GCGTATTCTATCAGTAGGCTCGTAGCTGTCCCATCGATGGTCAGAGCTATTCTATCTACTTTACAACATCGTGGACATAATAAGCTCCAAAGTTGCCTGAAGCTGGTAGTTTTAAGTGGCGAAACCTTTCCTCTGAGCCTGTGGGATTCACTTCACACGCTACTTCCGGAAACATGTTTTCTGAACCTATATGGGAGTACAGAG GTATCAGGGGACTGCACTTATTTTGACTGCAGTGGCTTGCCAAAACTCTTAGAGACCGAGAAGATCGGTAGTGTTCCTATTGGCAAGCCGATTTCCAATTGCAAAATTTTACTTCTTGGTGATGAAGATAAACCGTGTGAGGGAGAAATATGTGTTGGTGGTCTCTGTCTTTCTCAAGGATACCTGCATTCCTCGATAGAGTCCCAAAGCTACGTGATGCTGCATAATACCTCACTCTGCAATCATTTAACCAGTGATTGTGGAAGTCAGCTTTATTATAGAACTGGTGATTACGGCCGAAAGCTTTCTAGTGGTGATTTGGTTTTTATTGGAAGAAGGGATCGAACTGTTAAAGTCAATGGACAACGCCTGTCCCTTGAAGAGATTGAAACAACTCTAGAACTAAATCCATATGTTACTGAAGCTGTTGTTATACTTAACAGAGATCAGACAGAGCTTGCTTCACTTGATGCCTTTTTAGTACTGAACAAGGAAACCAAGCCTGATGAAGATGTCATATATTCTATCAGAAATGGGATGAGAGAAAAACTTCCCTCGGTGATGATTCCTAACCATTTTGTTTTGGTGGAGTCACTGCCAAGTACTTCAAGTGGGAAAGTTGATTATGAAGCACTAGCAAGGTTGAAATGTCCTAGAAGTAGAAGTCATGGTGAAGATATGATGCATATCAATGAAACTGATAGTCTACTGgatactattaaaaag GCCGTTTGTGATGCTTTAATGGTCAAAGATGtttcagatgatgatgatttctTTGCCATTGGTGGAGACTCTTTAGCCGCAGCGCATCTTTCTCATAGTCTTGGTATTGATATGAGATTGATCTACCAATTTCGAAGTCCGTCCAAGCTTGTGATCTGTATGTCCGAGAAGAAAGGCAAGTTAAGAGAAGATATGCAACACAACACCATTCAGAAGCCAGACCACAAGACAGAGATTGAGGATAATAATGAGTTGGTTAGTAGACCTTCAAGAATGCAGTGTGAGAACAGCGTCTCTGCAAAGCGATTGAAAATTGATTCAGATCAGTTCTCTTCCAAAAGcatgaaagataaaatatcATGGGATTCAGGATATTCTGAAATGCAGTATGCATTCAGTCGGTGCAACAATGTACATTATCTAAACTCGTGTGGTAACGAAGGGGGAAACCGAGAAAACTGGTCGGTGGAGTTGCCAAGGAACCAAATGGTCTCTATTCAAGAGCTATGGAAAGTTCATATGGAGTCTTGTGTAGATGCCTCGCCCCTGGTTGTGTTGAAGCATTCCAAAACTTATCTATTTATTGGGTCTCATTCACGTAAATTTTTCTGCATcgatgcaaatag TGGTTCGATCTGTTGGGAGACCATTTTAGAAGGAAGGATCGAAGGTTCAGCCATGGTAGTTGGTGACTTTTCTCAG GTCGTTATTGGATGCtacaaagaaaaattatatttcttaGATTTCTCAACTGGAAGCTTATGTTGGACATTCCAAGCAGGTGGTGAG ATAAAGTGCCAACCTGTGGTGCACACATCTTCACAACTGATATG GTGCGGATCACATGACCACACTCTCTATGCCCTTGACTATAGGAGCCAACGCTGTGTTTATAAGCTGCAGTGTGGTGGGAGCATATTTGCGTCACCTATAATTGATGAG GGTCATAGTTCACTTTATGTGGCTTCTACAAGTGGCCGCGTGACAGCTGTATCAATAAAG GATTTCCCATTTCACACCTTGTGGGTACTTGAACTAGATGCACCGATTTTTGGTTCCCTGTCCATTATCCCATCAAGCCGAAGCG TTATTTGCTGCTTGGTTGACGGCCAAGTTGTCGCAATAAGTCCGTCTGGAACTATTATTTGGAAG TATAGGACTGGCGGGCCCATATTTGCTGGGCCTTGCATGTCATATGTGCTTCCTTCtcag GTGCTCGTGTGCTGTAGAAATGGAAGTGTTTATTCACTAGAACCG GAGTCCGGGTGTCATCTGTGGGAATACAATATCGGTGACCCGATCACGGCATCTGCATACATCGATGAAAATCTGCATTTTGAATCGCATCAGCTCCTTGGATCAGACAG GTTGGTGTCTGTATGCTCTAGCTCGGGAAGAGTTCATGTCCTTCGCGTGAGAGCTAGTCTCAGCAGAGATTCACATGAACCAAAAGTAGGAGAAATAGCAAAGTTGGAGTTGCAGGCAGACATTTTCTCTTCACCAGTGATGATTGGTGGCCGGATTTTTGTTGGCTGTCGTGACGACTATGTGCATTGCCTCACTCTTGAGAGCTGCATGTAG
- the LOC103833690 gene encoding putative acyl-activating enzyme 19 isoform X1 translates to MSNCCCISHKFADAASSNPHKVAVTHSSARFMSEPPSPVHDGDTLFTFADLSSSVDSLSLRLRRILDAPVHNDPHLITPPQSSPGTDKLAESGVYIPKVLALYMPPSAEYIISVLSVLRIGEAFLPLDPSWPRDRVSSILSSSNVALVIACGSSFDQFGCEPLCRSHWLAQSSAHHPVLFFSMSERLSAEAAPRSTLAWPCKKERQRKFCYLIYTSGSTGMPKGICGTEQGLLNRFMWMQEHYPVVGEQQFAFKTSVGFIDHLQEFLGATLNSTPLVIPPFTLLKQNITSIIDFLEAYSISRLVAVPSMVRAILSTLQHRGHNKLQSCLKLVVLSGETFPLSLWDSLHTLLPETCFLNLYGSTEVSGDCTYFDCSGLPKLLETEKIGSVPIGKPISNCKILLLGDEDKPCEGEICVGGLCLSQGYLHSSIESQSYVMLHNTSLCNHLTSDCGSQLYYRTGDYGRKLSSGDLVFIGRRDRTVKVNGQRLSLEEIETTLELNPYVTEAVVILNRDQTELASLDAFLVLNKETKPDEDVIYSIRNGMREKLPSVMIPNHFVLVESLPSTSSGKVDYEALARLKCPRSRSHGEDMMHINETDSLLDTIKKAVCDALMVKDVSDDDDFFAIGGDSLAAAHLSHSLGIDMRLIYQFRSPSKLVICMSEKKGKLREDMQHNTIQKPDHKTEIEDNNELVSRPSRMQCENSVSAKRLKIDSDQFSSKSMKDKISWDSGYSEMQYAFSRCNNVHYLNSCGNEGGNRENWSVELPRNQMVSIQELWKVHMESCVDASPLVVLKHSKTYLFIGSHSRKFFCIDANSGSICWETILEGRIEGSAMVVGDFSQVVIGCYKEKLYFLDFSTGSLCWTFQAGGEIKCQPVVHTSSQLIWCGSHDHTLYALDYRSQRCVYKLQCGGSIFASPIIDEGHSSLYVASTSGRVTAVSIKDFPFHTLWVLELDAPIFGSLSIIPSSRSVICCLVDGQVVAISPSGTIIWKYRTGGPIFAGPCMSYVLPSQVLVCCRNGSVYSLEPESGCHLWEYNIGDPITASAYIDENLHFESHQLLGSDRLVSVCSSSGRVHVLRVRASLSRDSHEPKVGEIAKLELQADIFSSPVMIGGRIFVGCRDDYVHCLTLESCM, encoded by the exons ATGAGCAATTGCTGCTGCATTTCTCACAAATTCGCCGATGCAGCCTCCTCTAACCCTCACAAAGTCGCCGTCACTCATTCCTCGGCGAGATTCATGTCGGAACCTCCTTCGCCTGTTCACGACGGTGACACACTTTTCACCTTCGCCGACCTATCTTCATCCGTCGATTCTCTCAGCCTTCGTCTCCGTCGCATTCTCGATGCTCCAGTCCACAACGATCCTCACCTCATCACACCACCACAATCATCTCCAGGTACAGATAAGCTCGCTGAGTCAGGTGTATACATCCCAAAGGTGTTGGCCTTATACATGCCGCCTTCAGCTGAATACATAATCTCTGTGCTTTCTGTTTTGAGGATTGGAGAAGCCTTTTTGCCTTTAGATCCTTCTTGGCCGAGAGATAGGGTCTCGTCCATTCTTTCCTCTTCGAATGTTGCTCTTGTTATCGCCTGCGGCTCTTCTTTCGATCAGTTCGGGTGTGAGCCGCTTTGCAGATCGCACTGGCTTGCTCAAAGCAGCGCCCACCACCCTGTGTTGTTCTTTTCCATGAGTGAGAGGTTGAGTGCTGAAGCTGCTCCCCGCTCAACCCTTGCTTGGCCTTGCAAGAAAGAGAGGCAAAGGAAGTTTTGTTATCTCATCTACACTTCTGGATCTACTGGAATGCCTAAAGGAATATGTGGCACTGAGCAAG GACTTTTAAACCGTTTCATGTGGATGCAAGAGCACTATCCTGTTGTTGGAGAGCAGCAATTCGCTTTCAAGACTTCAGTTGGTTTTATTGATCATTTGCAGGAGTTTCTTGGCGCTACTCTCAATTCCACCCCATTAGTCATTCCTCCTTTTACTCTCCTTAAACAGAATATTACATCCATCATTGATTTTCTGGAG GCGTATTCTATCAGTAGGCTCGTAGCTGTCCCATCGATGGTCAGAGCTATTCTATCTACTTTACAACATCGTGGACATAATAAGCTCCAAAGTTGCCTGAAGCTGGTAGTTTTAAGTGGCGAAACCTTTCCTCTGAGCCTGTGGGATTCACTTCACACGCTACTTCCGGAAACATGTTTTCTGAACCTATATGGGAGTACAGAG GTATCAGGGGACTGCACTTATTTTGACTGCAGTGGCTTGCCAAAACTCTTAGAGACCGAGAAGATCGGTAGTGTTCCTATTGGCAAGCCGATTTCCAATTGCAAAATTTTACTTCTTGGTGATGAAGATAAACCGTGTGAGGGAGAAATATGTGTTGGTGGTCTCTGTCTTTCTCAAGGATACCTGCATTCCTCGATAGAGTCCCAAAGCTACGTGATGCTGCATAATACCTCACTCTGCAATCATTTAACCAGTGATTGTGGAAGTCAGCTTTATTATAGAACTGGTGATTACGGCCGAAAGCTTTCTAGTGGTGATTTGGTTTTTATTGGAAGAAGGGATCGAACTGTTAAAGTCAATGGACAACGCCTGTCCCTTGAAGAGATTGAAACAACTCTAGAACTAAATCCATATGTTACTGAAGCTGTTGTTATACTTAACAGAGATCAGACAGAGCTTGCTTCACTTGATGCCTTTTTAGTACTGAACAAGGAAACCAAGCCTGATGAAGATGTCATATATTCTATCAGAAATGGGATGAGAGAAAAACTTCCCTCGGTGATGATTCCTAACCATTTTGTTTTGGTGGAGTCACTGCCAAGTACTTCAAGTGGGAAAGTTGATTATGAAGCACTAGCAAGGTTGAAATGTCCTAGAAGTAGAAGTCATGGTGAAGATATGATGCATATCAATGAAACTGATAGTCTACTGgatactattaaaaag GCCGTTTGTGATGCTTTAATGGTCAAAGATGtttcagatgatgatgatttctTTGCCATTGGTGGAGACTCTTTAGCCGCAGCGCATCTTTCTCATAGTCTTGGTATTGATATGAGATTGATCTACCAATTTCGAAGTCCGTCCAAGCTTGTGATCTGTATGTCCGAGAAGAAAGGCAAGTTAAGAGAAGATATGCAACACAACACCATTCAGAAGCCAGACCACAAGACAGAGATTGAGGATAATAATGAGTTGGTTAGTAGACCTTCAAGAATGCAGTGTGAGAACAGCGTCTCTGCAAAGCGATTGAAAATTGATTCAGATCAGTTCTCTTCCAAAAGcatgaaagataaaatatcATGGGATTCAGGATATTCTGAAATGCAGTATGCATTCAGTCGGTGCAACAATGTACATTATCTAAACTCGTGTGGTAACGAAGGGGGAAACCGAGAAAACTGGTCGGTGGAGTTGCCAAGGAACCAAATGGTCTCTATTCAAGAGCTATGGAAAGTTCATATGGAGTCTTGTGTAGATGCCTCGCCCCTGGTTGTGTTGAAGCATTCCAAAACTTATCTATTTATTGGGTCTCATTCACGTAAATTTTTCTGCATcgatgcaaatag TGGTTCGATCTGTTGGGAGACCATTTTAGAAGGAAGGATCGAAGGTTCAGCCATGGTAGTTGGTGACTTTTCTCAG GTCGTTATTGGATGCtacaaagaaaaattatatttcttaGATTTCTCAACTGGAAGCTTATGTTGGACATTCCAAGCAGGTGGTGAG ATAAAGTGCCAACCTGTGGTGCACACATCTTCACAACTGATATG GTGCGGATCACATGACCACACTCTCTATGCCCTTGACTATAGGAGCCAACGCTGTGTTTATAAGCTGCAGTGTGGTGGGAGCATATTTGCGTCACCTATAATTGATGAG GGTCATAGTTCACTTTATGTGGCTTCTACAAGTGGCCGCGTGACAGCTGTATCAATAAAG GATTTCCCATTTCACACCTTGTGGGTACTTGAACTAGATGCACCGATTTTTGGTTCCCTGTCCATTATCCCATCAAGCCGAAGCG TTATTTGCTGCTTGGTTGACGGCCAAGTTGTCGCAATAAGTCCGTCTGGAACTATTATTTGGAAG TATAGGACTGGCGGGCCCATATTTGCTGGGCCTTGCATGTCATATGTGCTTCCTTCtcag GTGCTCGTGTGCTGTAGAAATGGAAGTGTTTATTCACTAGAACCG GAGTCCGGGTGTCATCTGTGGGAATACAATATCGGTGACCCGATCACGGCATCTGCATACATCGATGAAAATCTGCATTTTGAATCGCATCAGCTCCTTGGATCAGACAG GTTGGTGTCTGTATGCTCTAGCTCGGGAAGAGTTCATGTCCTTCGCGTGAGAGCTAGTCTCAGCAGAGATTCACATGAACCAAAAGTAGGAGAAATAGCAAAGTTGGAGTTGCAGGCAGACATTTTCTCTTCACCAGTGATGATTGGTGGCCGGATTTTTGTTGGCTGTCGTGACGACTATGTGCATTGCCTCACTCTTGAGAGCTGCATGTAG